In a genomic window of Babylonia areolata isolate BAREFJ2019XMU chromosome 3, ASM4173473v1, whole genome shotgun sequence:
- the LOC143280106 gene encoding uncharacterized protein LOC143280106, with protein sequence MGPQEDYIETVVTCEGDFHDPQLQDRLQHFQQRLESLLLEDGKKQLILKKVEPWNSVRVTFSIPRQAALRLKQMAQQGSPILRQIGVLGVQIQGDRLVSLTVATSNNQRAELIINTHESSGQGSAVVAQQSVSVGTSFDPGMPSSSEEQGSPGPNMEVTRKNIEEYLRQGALFNSVPTPACAPGHPRSGSSHDVLKTSTSADGTAFKINNIALDGMPGPSSLPGIPERPAFLTGDGHGPGPMAVQQGVNVPVSGQRGPRMSVAQHSTLQPPKCNTSQQKQQHQQLAQLSAQATALPQTAAYPSLMGLPPPPPYPHGHGTGVANNVGRQVKKPPASSPLLINLLQTEPVAGSNNIMAAPGAEKKVKKHRRRKEKPASAAAVPDGQATTQSILSLPPESDSIPDIVPPQTMPSQEEMSAVLHRRVSPVPLPSPRLGAGFSNSVPMPADLGSEGFRDRNSSTASAALVSLAQNQKSTPESEQVSDSNSIINPYTGHMEPRDSASDLSPVKQDQHKPRKSSLTEGSRNETSVSGVGVNTQVSLAAAKVELSSSDSVRLGLGSLQPGATVPSSLREERPRGYPSSMITSVVSSEQKLVSDSFFRQSPDAGHARVTPETSTVPSSAAPHIYAQRSFGPSQPLSRATHVAPQHSTHTHTSKAGTSAVNGPINVTTPPSSYPVSGQLSTESRLPMSRLSAESGLVDPYHLASHKARSSVHGDVVHDNVSVSHEAKLDDTGSTLCGGAGSHQPVTASTSLPLTHKAKPVLEMQTSVASVSTLAAQAQSDSLKLLNNSSSVSSGVVLRLPTDSAIPTASTASPAAIKTPSDGEDNNSNHSGISPVSTVAPAPSSLLDTNGTKVDNHDSGMGSSSERSDDTTPSEVGDGDFHTSVPTSESSTTDNNSSKSAVVVKKTMINCKETSGSSDAHTITVGYVQMNQHSTDPYNKETKKHMVDASPLIGDKSTVDETLREVSNLVKSAPSMMPTSSQVALASHKDISESLPLATKINNLPCQQVVVKHKATANHQVSDIHQNGPTSLPPVVQSQHLQGQHLPTSMHTSVHHSTGIAASHHQNQFSVSHQPASVVNNSVTYQQPESVPNSQSSGGWPHQTSSIPSSLSQGGLLPSSVHSQVVRTGLPLPSGQPQGSAPYVPRCVASEAVSVSPLSSACNSQSTSGPPLHNASQTAGSSAGLSKNKAHNMPGKDLTSSTAQELYPSGNPLSSQTQRVSSQGHTGQTPNASHRTLTLHSVTTTSGHSQQTATGGSLCPPAHCSSITAGLTSHAQGSSFQGSSSQAPISQSSTVLVPVSQDPAALSQPLQGAGSKLEKIPTPLPSSSTSTGLKTTAAMHTISAAGPHLTSSQGSHPVKTTHNVITSNAVHSVSREVEGRSHVVCTSFSGSHTSGGDLLKHPSSNTSSSNSITVSSVSGTSGLDLETVTSDLVPDTSLGDFALLEDSNPHGDDVLSAEDLALISEPGLSAYLDEGVRHGTTNGNMSVSSETRAGVNITSMYTKRSSPINVNMLNHIYAAGLPQPRRLTESVQRLVKPLPNPENSLLPGRACKSPSASSRHSSNGSGSPGRASQGGSRSLAASLSVTSPARNLMFDKLVPNLSTAVHNSSGSASSGSNSLTPHLAHPSFGGGLNCINTSVIPAAPHPLATLQSSASSRHKAGNGSGVPATVSVSLSATSLASSVAIPSSSAISFSSSLSSCLSSTLSTGSNSAVSSHTHGNSSAVLKDSLSSRLQQEHTSYTVSGPVSKHSVPSTAIFHHPLSHQSSSVSVAQPDVRQPESTAEDSFASRVSSPAVSSLPSSVSAVCNRVAVRPQLQAVLPNPHSSSVSVCNTSFVESVTGKSNIRSSPCVKPVLTSLSSGHHSSSASLSSPVVSSSSAGGVHVHHMPAACSSCTHLQNSSVTSVSSSFDLSPHVTAVSSVCSKTSAASKPADFPLTPRLIISVGHPVTSSSQQVLAVSGSLSTGTASFNTDVLTRTSTEEKFVCTGETSASALKSSTIPSSQSDNLTEVTSSGRTVPLTSSPVTSSQRDSHVITTVSSMVDSQSVRPLSQTITSTSDSCAPEAVSVTESLSNRIRLKDAGGEEKVDVEMSRSANVPVTQHSLQDSTSNSQFVQSENPHSKPPLLHPAPPLTLPALIPSATPPPPPLTPVLLQDTSKKETNSSPIQAPPASNMVGEAEGTSCVQERTDIVSAFFHACDPAVAAEKNEIPESMVSGHETEPKDVEAIPRDATHTHAVSNDTGDSEASEPPASLSLDESNLKTRRLTRKRKSTNSESDTSSEPAPKLSCVENSVSSGNSTDSSKTGTSSDLPPKLQKEGKKSQLIEKPEDDKGGKKAEDRPNKKEEEEKGGKKEEEKAGVKNTTHHDRNILDATPEEVAKKMAAAGSKRRVHYTYVLEKVSPGQSYFDTPVLSGRTRSQGSKGTKESSSASTGVTTTTSTVSSASQGAQSGGTGKDDTGETAAAGSKRSTRSLRTKDAGESTQTKRKRAKEHR encoded by the exons ATGGGTCCTCAAGAGGACTACATCGAAACAGTGGTGACATGTGAAGGTGACTTCCATGACCCACAGCTGCAGGATCGACTTCAGCATTTTCAGCAGCGTCTTGAAAGTCTACTTCTGGAAG ATGGGAAAAAGCAGCTAATATTGAAAAAGGTGGAGCCATGGAACAGTGTGCGGGTCACATTCAGCATCCCCAGACAGGCTGCCCTGCGGTTGAAGCAGATGGCACAGCAGGGCAGCCCCATTCTCCGTCAGATAGGGGTCTTAGGAGTACAGATCCAGGGTGACCGTCTTGTGTCCCTTACTGTCGCCACATCCAACAACCAACGAGCAGAGCTCATCATCAACACGCATGAAAGTTCAGGTCAGGGGTCTGCTGTAGTGGCACAGCAAAGTGTTTCTGTCGGAACTTCTTTTGACCCAGGAATGCCTAGTTCCTCAGAGGAGCAAGGTTCTCCGGGTCCCAACATGGAAGTGACGCGAAAGAACATTGAGGAGTATTTACGGCAGGGAGCTTTGTTCAATTCTGTCCCAACCCCTGCTTGTGCTCCAGGGCACCCAAGGTCTGGATCCAGCCATGATGTTTTGAAAACGTCCACTTCTGCAGATGGAACTGCCTTCAAAATAAACAACATTGCACTGGATGGAATGCCTGGTCCTTCAAGCCTTCCAGGTATTCCAGAAAGACCTGCATTTCTCACCGGTGATGGTCATGGACCAGGACCCATGGCTGTGCAGCAGGGTGTAAATGTCCCAGTTTCAGGGCAGCGTGGTCCAAGAATGAGTGTTGCTCAACACAGTACACTTCAACCCCCAAAATGTAACACCagtcaacagaaacaacagcatcagcaactcGCTCAGCTTTCTGCACAAGCCACAGCATTGCCACAGACTGCTGCCTACCCAAGCCTTATGGgtctgcctccacccccaccctatccccatgGACATGGAACAGGGGTTGCCAACAATGTTGGACGGCAGGTAAAGAAACCGCCAGCCTCCAGTCCTCTGTTGATAAATCTCCTCCAGACAGAACCAGTGGCTGGTTCAAACAATATCATGGCAGCACCAGGCGcagagaagaaggtgaagaaacaCCGCAGGCGGAAAGAAAAACCAGCAAGTGCAGCAGCTGTTCCTGATGGCCAAGCAACAACCCAGAGCATATTGAGTTTGCCTCCTGAGTCTGACTCAATTCCTGACATTGTCCCTCCACAAACTATGCCATCTCAAGAAGAAATGAGTGCTGTGTTGCATCGACGAGTGTCACCTGTGCCCTTACCATCACCTAGACTTGGTGCAGGCTTCTCCAATTCTGTGCCTATGCCAGCTGACCTTGGAAGTGAAGGGTTTAGAGACAGAAACTCTTCAACAGCCAGTGCTGCTCTTGTTTCTCTGGCACAAAACCAGAAGTCAACACCTGAGTCCGAGCAGGTCAGTGATAGTAACTCTATTATTAATCCTTACACTGGGCATATGGAGCCCAGAGACAGTGCCTCAGATCTCAGCCCTGTGAAACAGGACCAGCATAAGCCACGCAAATCTTCACTAACCGAAGGTTCAAGGAATGAGACTTCTGTGTCAGGGGTTGGTGTGAATACCCAAGTGTCATTGGCAGCAGCAAAAGTTGAGTTGAGTTCCAGTGACTCTGTCCGCTTAGGTTTAGGTAGTTTACAACCAGGAGCCACTGTGCCTAGTAGTTTGCGAGAGGAACGACCAAGAGGTTATCCTTCCTCCATGATCACATCTGTGGTAAGTTCAGAGCAGAAGTTGGTCAGTGACAGTTTCTTCAGGCAGAGTCCAGATGCAGGACATGCAAGAGTTACACCAGAAACTTCAACAGTGCCCAGTAGTGCAGCTCCCCACATCTATGCACAGCGTTCTTTTGGCCCTAGTCAGCCATTGTCACGGGCAACCCATGTTGCCCCCCAGCATTCCACTCACACCCATACCTCCAAGGCAGGAACTTCAGCCGTGAATGGCCCCATAAATGTGACCACACCTCCTTCCTCCTACCCTGTCTCTGGCCAGTTGTCCACAGAAAGCCGACTGCCAATGTCTAGACTGAGTGCAGAGAGCGGATTGGTTGATCCTTACCATTTGGCATCTCACAAAGCAAGGTCCTCAGTGCATGGGGATGTGGTGCATGATAATGTGTCTGTAAGTCATGAAGCCAAGTTGGATGACACAGGAAGTACGTTGTGTGGTGGTGCAGGTAGTCATCAGCCAGTGACAGCCTCTACCTCTCTGCCTCTAACACACAAAGCCAAACCGGTTCTGGAAATGCAAACAAGCGTTGCTTCAGTGTCTACACTTGCTGCTCAGGCACAAAGTGATTCTCTAAAATTGCTCAATAATTCTTCATCTGTTTCCTCGGGGGTGGTTCTGCGCTTACCCACAGACTCTGCCATCCCCACTGCCTCAACCGCCAGCCCTGCAGCTATCAAAACACCTTCTGATGGTGAAGACAATAACTCTAACCACAGTGGTATCAGTCCTGTGAGCACTGTAGCCCCTGCACCGTCCTCATTATTAGATACAAATGGTACAAAAGTGGACAACCATGATTCTGGTATGGGCAGCTCTTCAGAGCGCTCAGACGACACCACACCATCAGAAGTTGGGGATGGAGATTTCCATACAAGTGTACCAACATCGGAATCATcaaccaccgacaacaacagtagtaaGTCTGCTGTGGTCGTCAAGAAGACTATGATCAACTGTAAGGAGACTTCTGGCAGTTCTGATGCTCATACAATTACAGTGGGGTATGTCCAGATGAATCAACACAGTACTGATCCTTACAACAAAGAGACCAAGAAACACATGGTTGATGCATCGCCTTTGATAG GTGACAAGTCTACCGTGGATGAGACCCTACGAGAAGTATCCAACTTGGTCAAGTCAGCACCCAGCATGATGCCCACAAGTAGTCAGGTGGCTTTAGCCAGTCACAAAGACATCAGCGAGTCCTTGCCCTTAGCCACCAAGATCAACAATCTCCCTTGTCAGCAAGTCGTGGTGAAGCACAAAGCAACAGCTAATCATCAG GTATCTGATATACACCAGAACGGCCCAACCAGTTTGCCTCCTGTCGTGCAGTCTCAGCACCTACAAGGTCAACATCTGCCCACCAGCATGCACACAAGTGTGCACCATTCCACTGGCATTGCTGCCTCACACCATCAGAACCAGTTCAGCGTCAGCCACCAGCCTGCTTCTGTCGTAAACAACTCAGTAACCTACCAGCAACCTGAAAGTGTGCCAAACAGTCAGAGCTCTGGTGGGTGGCCTCACCAGACCAGTTCCATTCCCAGCAGCCTGAGTCAAGGAGGGCTTCTTCCCTCCTCCGTGCACAGTCAGGTTGTCAGGACAGGCCTTCCTCTTCCCAGTGGACAGCCTCAAGGGTCAGCACCTTATGTGCCTAGATGCGTAGCTAGTGAGGCTGTTTCAGTCTCACCACTCTCTTCTGCTTGTAACTCACAAAGTACAAGTGGCCCTCCACTTCATAATGCCTCACAAACAGCTGGAAGTAGTGCTGGGTTATCCAAGAACAAAGCACATAATATGCCTGGTAAAGATCTGACCAGTTCAACTGCACAGGAACTCTATCCTTCTGGGAACCCGCTGTCCTCCCAAACACAGAGGGTCTCCAGTCAAGGACATACTGGCCAGACCCCCAATGCCTCTCACAGGACTTTGACATTGCATTCAGTGACTACGACATCTGGTCACAGCCAGCAAACGGCCACTGGAGGGTCTTTGTGCCCACCAGCCCACTGCAGCAGCATCACCGCCGGTCTTACTTCCCACGCCCAAGGCTCAAGCTTTCAGGGATCTTCTTCACAAGCGCCTATCTCACAGAGTTCCACAGTTCTGGTCCCTGTGTCCCAGGACCCTGCTGCACTTTCCCAACCTTTGCAAGGAGCAGGGAGTAAGCTGGAAAAGATCCCTACACCTTTGCCTTCATCTTCTACATCTACTGGTCTGAAAACCACTGCTGCAATGCACACAATATCTGCAGCAGGGCCTCACCTCACCAGCAGCCAGGGCAGTCATCCTGTGAAGACAACCCACAATGTGATTACAAGCAATGCTGTGCATTCAGTCAGCCGTGAAGTGGAAGGCAGGAGTCATGTGGTCTGCACATCTTTTTCTGGCTCTCATACTTCAG GAGGAGACTTACTGAAGCATCCCTCATCAAACACCAGCTCTTCTAACTCCATCACTGTCAGCAGTGTCAGCGGAACTTCTGGTCTTGATCTTGAGACTGTGACCTCTGACTTGGTACCAGATACATCACTCGGTGATTTTGCTTTGCTGGAAGACTCTAACCCTCATGGGGATGATGTGCTCAGTGCAGAGGATCTGGCACTGATTTCAGAGCCAGGGCTTTCAGCATATTTAGATGAGGGTGTCCGTCATGGAACTACAAATGGCAATATGAGTGTGAGTTCTGAAACACGAGCTGGTGTTAACATCACCAGCATGTACACCAAACGTTCTTCTCCTATCAATGTGAACATGCTCAATCACATCTATGCTGCTGGCCTTCCACAACCACGCCGCCTGACTGAGTCTGTGCAAAGACTGGTCAAACCGCTGCCGAACCCTGAGAATTCCTTGCTGCCAGGCCGAGCCTGCAAGTCTCCCAGCGCCAGCTCTCGACACAGCTCCAATGGGTCGGGCTCTCCTGGACGAGCCAGTCAGGGAGGGTCCAGGTCACTTGCTGCAAGCCTTTCTGTGACATCACCAGCAAGGAACTTGATGTTTGATAAACTGGTACCAAACCTGTCCACAGCAGTCCACAACAGCTCGGGGAGTGCCAGCAGTGGCAGCAACTCCTTGACCCCTCATCTTGCTCATCCATCATTTGGTGGTGGGTTAAACTGCATCAACACTTCTGTGATCCCTGCTGCTCCACATCCTCTGGCTACTCTTCAGTCCTCTGCAAGCAGTCGCCACAAAGCTGGGAATGGATCAGGTGTTCCTgccactgtttctgtgtctttgtctgctaCCTCTTTGGCATCCAGTGTGGCGATACCTTCATCATCTGCTATATCTTTTTCATCTTCCCTGTCTTCTTGTCTTAGTAGTACACTCTCCACTGGAAGTAACTCTGCTGTTTCTTCTCACACCCATGGAAACAGTTCGGCGGTTTTGAAAGACTCCCTATCATCCAGACTGCAACAAGAGCACACCAGTTACACTGTTAGTGGCCCAGTGTCAAAACATTCTGTACCTTCAACAGCCATTTTCCATCATCCGCTGTCGCATCAATCCTCATCGGTTAGTGTTGCTCAGCCTGATGTGCGGCAGCCGGAATCTACAGCAGAAGATTCTTTCGCAAGTAGAGTATCTAGTCCTGCTGTGTCTTCCTTGCCCAGCTCTGTTTCAGCAGTGTGTAACCGTGTTGCTGTCAGACCACAACTCCAGGCTGTGCTTCCAAATCCACATAGTTCCTCGGTTTCTGTGTGCAATACTTCATTTGTGGAAAGTGTGACAGGCAAATCAAACATCCGTTCATCCCCATGCGTAAAACCAGTGTTGACTTCATTATCATCAGGACACCATTCGTCGTCTGCTTCGTTGTCATCTCCTGTTGTTAGTTCCTCATCTGCTGGTGGTGTGCATGTCCACCATATGCCAGCTGCTTGTTCATCTTGCACCCATCTTCAGAATTCTTCTGTGACATCTGTTTCCTCCTCCTTTGATCTCAGTCCACATGTGACAGCAGTCAGTTCTGTGTGTTCTAAAACATCGGCAGCAAGTAAACCAGCAGACTTTCCTTTAACTCCTAGGCTTATTATTAGTGTGGGCCACCCAGTGACTTCAAGCAGTCAGCAAGTATTGGCTGTGTCAGGCAGTTTGTCAACAGGAACAGCCAGTTTTAATACAGATGTTTTAACAAGGACTTCTACTGAAGAAAAGTTTGTGTGCACTGGAGAGACATCTGCTTCAGCTCTCAAGTCATCTACAATTCCATCATCTCAGTCAGATAATTTGACAGAAGTCACAAGCAGTGGGAGAACTGTTCCCTTGACATCTTCCCCAGTGACTTCTAGTCAGAGGGACAGTCATGTAATCACCACTGTGTCCAGCATGGTAGATTCCCAGTCTGTGAGACCCTTGTCCCAAACCATTACTTCCACCAGTGACAGTTGTGCTCCAGAAGCAGTGAGTGTGACTGAGAGCTTGTCCAACAGAATTCGTTTAAAGGACGCTggtggggaggagaaggtggatgTAGAAATGAGCAGATCAGCTAATGTACCGGTCACTCAGCACAGTCTTCAGGACAGCACTTCTAATTCACAGTTTGTGCAGTCAGAGAATCCTCATTCCAAACCACCTCTACTGCATcctgcccctcccctcacacttCCTGCATTGATCCCTTctgccacaccccctccaccccctttgaCCCCAGTGTTGCTGCAGGACACTTCAAAGAAGGAAACAAATTCCAGTCCTATTCAGGCTCCACCGGCATCAAACATGGTGGGAGAAGCAGAAGGAACATCTTGTGTGCAGGAAAGGACAGACATAGTCTCTGCATTTTTTCATGCATGTGATCCTGCTGTTGCTGCAGAGAAAAATGAGATCCCAGAAAGCATGGTTAGTGGGCATGAAACGGAGCCTAAAGACGTTGAAGCCATTCCCAGAGATGCCACCCATACTCATGCTGTCTCCAATGACACAGGTGACTCAGAAGCCAGTGAACCACCTGCAAGTTTGTCTTTGGATGAAAGCAACTTGAAAACTCGTCGACTGACTCGCAAACGGAAATCAACCAACAGTGAATCAGATACCTCCAGTGAACCAGCCCCTAAGCTAAGTTGTGTGGAGAATTCAGTGAGCAGCGggaacagtacagacagcagcAAAACTGGCACTTCATCAGATCTTCCTCCCAAACtccagaaggaaggaaagaagagtcAGTTAATCGAAAAACCAGAGGATGACAAAGGAGGCAAAAAGGCAGAGGATAGGCCTaacaagaaggaagaagaagagaagggggggaaaaaggaagaggagaaagctGGAGTAAAGAACACAACCCACCATGACAGAAATATTCTGGACGCCACACCAGAAGAAGTCGCCAAGAAAATGGCAGCAGCTGGAAGCAAGCGGCGAGTTCATTACACCTACGTTTTAGAGAAAGTATCTCCAGGCCAGT caTACTTTGACACTCCTGTGTTATCTGGACGAACAAGAAGCCAAGGGTCCAAAGGAACCAAGGAGAGTTCCTCAGCCTCAACTGGTgtgacaaccaccacctccacggtCTCATCAGCCAGCCAGGGGGCACAGTCAGGAGGGACAGG